A window from Drosophila kikkawai strain 14028-0561.14 chromosome 2L, DkikHiC1v2, whole genome shotgun sequence encodes these proteins:
- the LOC108082850 gene encoding RNA-binding motif protein, X-linked 2: MNPLTNMKNVLKLSEHELQHGGKKSWHDMYRDSAWIFVAGFPYTLSEGDLICVFSQYGEVVNINLVRDSKTGKSKGFCFLCYEDQRSTVLAVDNLNGIKIIDRTLRVDHVADYKPPKENEKMDEETLRLYMEGCAPKPQLQQVKTEKSKERKNYK, from the exons ATGAATCCTTTAACTAACATGAAAAATGTGCTCAAGTTGAGCGAGCACGAGTTACAACATGGAGGCAAGAAGAGCTGGCACGACATGTACCGGGATTCAGCCTGGATATTTGTCGCGGGATTCCCTTACACACTTTCGGAGGGCGATCTGATCTGCGTGTTTTCGCAGTACGGAGAAGTTGTCAACATCAATCTAGTTCGTGATTCCAAGACGGGCAAGTCCAAG GGCTTTTGTTTCCTGTGCTACGAGGACCAAAGATCAACGGTTCTAGCCGTAGACAATCTGAATGGCATTAAGATAATCGACAGAACGCTGCGCGTGGATCATGTGGCGGACTACAAACCTCCaaaggaaaacgaaaaaatggACGAAGAGACTCTCAGACTTTATATGGAAGGATGTGCGCCGAAGCCGCAGCTTCAACAGGTAAAAACTGAGAAAtcgaaagaaagaaaaaactataaataa
- the fs(2)ltoPP43 gene encoding probable RNA polymerase II nuclear localization protein SLC7A6OS isoform X1 — MPAVVRIKRRIDEEPHTAFVLNGKRRRLHNDESAVDEAGAVASVDKDELTTVLKFAGTLEKQDDCATRQFAAARLNKASAHELVQRQRSTDATIATALRRERQRQKAQQNAREERFRVVNCLRSTYEDDATAIANPEGQNQETQPSQSHITIVDIESQSQQLHRSENENSTNPEEPHSEAAVDQQPADSDIGYVYDLYVPENEMQAAYVDMMDDNYLRVIPVGEIVLEDCYNDQDEDYDSEDSNQENYYTNDYPDDEEAAMGSDDELCRQMNKFMLDDDGDDYADSSEDEDYATYHDPYVHTIDTEADSFVDDVDFYNASRERGSAYERYKRRILRELEDQKDDEDDDGSESFASADDE, encoded by the exons ATGCCTGCGGTTGTGCGTATAAAGCGGCGAATTGACGAAGAACCGCACACGGCCTTTGTGCTAAATGGCAAGCGGCGACGCCTTCACAACGATGAGAGCGCTGTGGACGAGGCTGGTGCAGTGGCATCAGTGGACAAGGACGAGCTGACCACCGTGCTCAAGTTTGCCGGCACGCTCGAGAAGCAG GACGACTGCGCCACTCGACAATTTGCTGCTGCCAGACTGAACAAAGCCAGTGCCCATGAGTTGGTACAAAGGCAACGATCTACTGATGCAACTATTGCAACAGCATTGCGGCGGGAGCGGCAGCGTCAAAAAGCACAGCAAAATGCTCGAGAGGAAAGATTCAGAGTGGTCAACTGCCTTCGCAGTACCTACGAGGATGACGCCACGGCAATAGCCAACCCCGAAGGCCAAAATCAAGAAACCCAGCCCAGTCAAAGTCACATAACCATTGTGGACATTGAATCCCAGTCCCAACAACTACATCGTTCCGAAAACGAGAATTCGACAAACCCAGAGGAGCCGCACTCAGAGGCAGCCGTAGATCAGCAACCAGCCGACTCGGATATTGGCTATGTTTACGATCTTTATGTGCCAGAGAACGAGATGCAGGCCGCTTATGTGGATATGATGGACGACAACTATCTAAG AGTGATTCCTGTGGGAGAGATTGTCCTAGAGGATTGTTACAACGATCAGGACGAAGATTATGATTCGGAGGACTCTAATCAGGAAAACTATTACACAAACGATTATCCGGACGATGAGGAGGCAGCCATGGGATCAGACGATGAACTTTGCAGGCAGATGAACAAATTCATGCTGG ATGATGACGGCGACGATTATGCCGACTCCAGCGAGGATGAGGACTATGCCACCTATCATGATCCCTATGTTCATACCATTGACACTGAAGCCGACAGCTTTGTGGACGATGTTGACTTCTATAATGCGAGCCGGGAGAGGGGTAGTGCCTATGAGCGATATAAGCGGCGCATCCTTAGGGAGTTGGAGGATCAGAAAGATGACGAGGATGATGATGGTAGTGAATCTTTTGCAAGTGCCGATGATGAATGA
- the fs(2)ltoPP43 gene encoding uncharacterized protein fs(2)ltoPP43 isoform X2: MPAVVRIKRRIDEEPHTAFVLNGKRRRLHNDESAVDEAGAVASVDKDELTTVLKFAGTLEKQDDCATRQFAAARLNKASAHELVQRQRSTDATIATALRRERQRQKAQQNAREERFRVVNCLRSTYEDDATAIANPEGQNQETQPSQSHITIVDIESQSQQLHRSENENSTNPEEPHSEAAVDQQPADSDIGYVYDLYVPENEMQAAYVDMMDDNYLRLHYPFNYYNNCYW, translated from the exons ATGCCTGCGGTTGTGCGTATAAAGCGGCGAATTGACGAAGAACCGCACACGGCCTTTGTGCTAAATGGCAAGCGGCGACGCCTTCACAACGATGAGAGCGCTGTGGACGAGGCTGGTGCAGTGGCATCAGTGGACAAGGACGAGCTGACCACCGTGCTCAAGTTTGCCGGCACGCTCGAGAAGCAG GACGACTGCGCCACTCGACAATTTGCTGCTGCCAGACTGAACAAAGCCAGTGCCCATGAGTTGGTACAAAGGCAACGATCTACTGATGCAACTATTGCAACAGCATTGCGGCGGGAGCGGCAGCGTCAAAAAGCACAGCAAAATGCTCGAGAGGAAAGATTCAGAGTGGTCAACTGCCTTCGCAGTACCTACGAGGATGACGCCACGGCAATAGCCAACCCCGAAGGCCAAAATCAAGAAACCCAGCCCAGTCAAAGTCACATAACCATTGTGGACATTGAATCCCAGTCCCAACAACTACATCGTTCCGAAAACGAGAATTCGACAAACCCAGAGGAGCCGCACTCAGAGGCAGCCGTAGATCAGCAACCAGCCGACTCGGATATTGGCTATGTTTACGATCTTTATGTGCCAGAGAACGAGATGCAGGCCGCTTATGTGGATATGATGGACGACAACTATCTAAG GTTACATTATCCGTTTAATTACTACAACAACTGCTACTGGTAA